One window from the genome of Luteithermobacter gelatinilyticus encodes:
- a CDS encoding LuxR family transcriptional regulator: MPISEFIDQSLKAVTISELLSFFRQALGELGYPYIMLAALGEGWRDADIFARQERSLPPPLLWSSFPRLWQDYYYGRNAQHHDPVLLYGPRCVRPFFWHELPAKFALTRPQQTILRAAETYGLRQGVGVPIHGPGRSVFLVSCAGKGGEEKAQGRSREAPEERVLSRLYLLTVQFHRVLRILHPIEPPPQPVPDLTSRERECLEWIARGKSTWGIGVVLGISEHTAKCHIRNALRKLAATNRTEGVIKALHLGLLE; this comes from the coding sequence ATGCCGATTTCTGAATTTATAGATCAAAGCCTGAAGGCCGTCACGATTTCTGAACTACTGTCTTTTTTCAGACAGGCGCTAGGCGAACTGGGATATCCCTATATCATGCTGGCCGCCTTGGGGGAAGGATGGCGGGATGCGGATATTTTTGCCCGGCAGGAGCGTTCCCTGCCGCCGCCTCTGCTGTGGAGCAGTTTTCCACGCCTTTGGCAGGATTATTATTACGGTCGTAACGCCCAGCATCATGACCCGGTGCTGTTGTACGGACCGAGGTGTGTCCGGCCGTTTTTCTGGCACGAATTGCCGGCAAAGTTTGCATTGACCCGACCGCAACAAACGATCCTCAGGGCGGCGGAAACCTACGGACTGCGCCAGGGTGTGGGGGTGCCTATTCATGGGCCGGGCCGTTCGGTTTTTCTGGTTTCTTGTGCCGGTAAAGGGGGGGAAGAAAAGGCGCAAGGGAGGAGCAGGGAGGCGCCGGAAGAGAGGGTGTTAAGTCGGCTGTATCTGCTGACGGTTCAGTTTCACCGGGTTTTGCGGATATTGCATCCGATCGAGCCGCCGCCGCAGCCGGTGCCTGATTTGACATCCCGGGAGCGGGAATGTCTGGAATGGATCGCGCGGGGCAAGTCCACATGGGGCATCGGGGTGGTGCTGGGCATCAGCGAACATACTGCCAAGTGCCATATCCGCAATGCCTTGCGCAAACTCGCCGCGACCAACCGCACGGAAGGGGTGATCAAGGCCCTGCATCTTGGCCTGTTGGAGTAA
- a CDS encoding lasso peptide biosynthesis B2 protein: protein MFLNLRNDEYLSLPPDQSRKLAIFLKGELLPADETGDNTVQALLAEMQEAGLLTRHPKEGKMIAPMEMNLAGRDLGGYRPGEEPRVRVGHVVHFFRAAFISLCRLRWEPLHRTVHRLRKHKHKWLGLRVLSSPGPQDCELEQIRELVEIFNFLQPLLFTGRNRCLFQSLALLEFLAGYGIFPDWVFGVKMKPFVAHCWLQTHGVVLNDTVDHVSLYTPIMIV from the coding sequence ATGTTTCTGAACCTGCGCAACGACGAATATCTGTCCTTGCCGCCGGATCAGAGCCGGAAGCTCGCTATCTTCCTCAAGGGAGAATTATTACCTGCGGATGAAACGGGGGATAATACCGTGCAGGCCCTGCTTGCCGAGATGCAGGAAGCCGGTCTGCTGACCCGTCATCCGAAGGAGGGAAAAATGATAGCGCCTATGGAAATGAATCTGGCCGGTCGGGACCTTGGGGGATATCGACCGGGGGAAGAACCCCGGGTAAGGGTGGGGCATGTAGTGCATTTTTTTAGGGCGGCGTTTATCTCCCTGTGCCGGTTACGATGGGAACCGCTGCATCGGACGGTTCACCGGTTGCGCAAGCATAAACATAAATGGCTTGGGTTGCGAGTTTTATCCTCCCCCGGCCCGCAAGATTGCGAACTTGAACAAATTCGGGAGCTGGTGGAAATTTTTAATTTCCTGCAACCGCTGCTTTTCACGGGTCGGAATCGGTGCCTGTTTCAATCCCTGGCCCTGCTAGAGTTTCTGGCCGGTTACGGGATTTTTCCCGACTGGGTTTTCGGGGTCAAAATGAAACCTTTCGTTGCCCATTGCTGGCTGCAGACGCATGGGGTGGTTCTCAACGATACGGTGGATCATGTAAGCCTTTACACGCCCATCATGATCGTTTGA
- a CDS encoding asparagine synthase-related protein, whose amino-acid sequence MYRYVALTWDQENAQAREAVRDLIAAMEGEAEGWRKVLAVDGFMVWHVGEREGRMQTYLIRNDAGLAEGGVVLGKLFKRATAQHLVPTCLDGPESHSIIHTKGRHLTTNYWGRYVAFIRDEKGDGLNILRDPIGSFPCYYMRYRMVEIYFSYMPDIRKITGMSFSINWDHVAHFMAYGPQKTEQTGLGEVSELLPGQCLETPFPDNDPSFYWSPADIARNDPLEDIEQAARELRQTTRHCVAAWAACYNNVFHNLSGGLDSAIVLNCLKQAAVPPRISCINYFTEERQGDERCYARLAAEQASVPLYETCLSSANISLRRVLRLIKEAKPGNYLYERARDHFEPTWIREIGAEACFYGSGGDNVFFQPETHLGAVDFVQSHGLRSLLWRVALEAARLDRRSVWSVLTILLKQCFLKSYDRMKYIRNGYKTSLMAPDLIETLDPSRVLHPVLRMEEHIPPGKFFHIFIATSCPDYYEPLERKEDFLEPVLPLFSQPLVELCLRIPTWIMTAGGRERGLARRAFSDHIPQEIVRREAKGGADILYHAVLKRNLPFVKEMLLDGLLVRQGLLQRKGLEKVLSGDDHSVSAELVKILFHVGTEAWARDWYKG is encoded by the coding sequence ATGTATAGATATGTTGCCTTGACTTGGGATCAGGAGAATGCCCAGGCAAGGGAAGCCGTGCGTGACCTGATCGCAGCAATGGAGGGGGAGGCCGAGGGCTGGCGGAAGGTTCTAGCGGTGGACGGTTTCATGGTCTGGCATGTCGGGGAAAGAGAGGGCCGGATGCAAACCTATCTGATCCGGAATGACGCTGGCCTGGCAGAAGGTGGCGTCGTTTTGGGAAAACTCTTCAAAAGAGCGACGGCCCAACATTTGGTTCCGACATGTCTGGACGGGCCGGAAAGCCATTCTATTATCCATACAAAGGGACGACATCTCACCACAAATTATTGGGGGCGCTATGTGGCCTTTATCCGGGATGAGAAAGGAGATGGGCTGAATATTTTGCGCGATCCCATCGGCTCCTTCCCCTGTTACTATATGCGCTACCGGATGGTGGAGATCTATTTTTCCTATATGCCGGATATCCGGAAAATTACAGGAATGTCTTTTTCCATAAACTGGGATCATGTGGCCCATTTTATGGCTTATGGTCCCCAGAAAACGGAACAGACCGGCCTCGGGGAAGTCTCGGAACTGTTACCCGGCCAATGTCTGGAAACGCCTTTTCCGGACAATGATCCGTCCTTTTACTGGTCTCCGGCGGATATTGCCCGGAACGATCCGTTAGAGGATATCGAGCAGGCAGCAAGGGAACTGCGGCAAACGACCCGCCATTGCGTGGCGGCCTGGGCGGCTTGTTATAACAATGTTTTTCACAACCTGTCCGGGGGGCTGGATTCCGCTATTGTGCTGAATTGCCTGAAACAGGCGGCTGTGCCGCCGCGCATCAGTTGCATAAATTACTTTACCGAGGAGCGACAGGGGGATGAACGCTGTTACGCCCGGCTTGCTGCGGAGCAGGCCAGTGTACCGCTTTATGAAACCTGCCTGAGCAGTGCAAATATCAGCCTGAGAAGGGTTCTGCGTCTCATAAAAGAAGCCAAGCCGGGCAATTATCTTTATGAGCGGGCCCGGGATCATTTTGAGCCCACTTGGATCAGGGAAATCGGGGCGGAGGCCTGTTTTTATGGTTCGGGCGGCGATAATGTATTTTTCCAACCGGAAACGCATCTCGGCGCCGTTGACTTTGTGCAGTCCCACGGGCTGAGGTCGCTTTTATGGCGGGTTGCGCTGGAAGCGGCCCGGCTGGACCGGCGCTCCGTCTGGTCAGTTCTCACCATCCTGTTGAAGCAATGTTTCCTGAAATCCTATGATCGCATGAAATACATACGCAATGGTTACAAGACATCCCTGATGGCCCCGGATCTTATAGAAACGCTTGATCCGTCAAGGGTTTTGCATCCCGTTTTACGAATGGAGGAGCATATCCCGCCCGGCAAGTTTTTTCATATTTTTATTGCCACGAGTTGTCCGGACTATTACGAACCGCTGGAACGGAAAGAAGATTTCCTGGAGCCGGTGTTGCCGCTGTTTTCACAGCCTCTTGTAGAGTTGTGCCTGAGAATCCCGACCTGGATCATGACCGCGGGCGGGCGCGAGCGCGGGCTGGCGCGTCGGGCGTTTTCCGATCATATTCCGCAGGAAATTGTCCGGCGGGAAGCAAAGGGCGGGGCGGACATTCTGTATCATGCCGTGCTCAAGAGGAATTTACCCTTTGTAAAGGAGATGCTGCTGGACGGGCTTCTCGTGCGGCAGGGTTTGTTACAGCGGAAAGGCCTTGAAAAAGTCCTGTCCGGGGATGATCATTCGGTTTCTGCGGAACTGGTCAAGATATTGTTTCATGTGGGCACGGAAGCCTGGGCGAGGGATTGGTACAAAGGATAA
- a CDS encoding alpha/beta hydrolase family protein, which produces MTGGGHHDFILAAYEDYATPPDLYPFSGDFSRKERLSAIDPRLNELPSGKVHYFDSRIPMPGGRIVKITSAVLMPPRPGPQKDEKDAPPPAVVIIYPQSDLTWYASQYGGGFPATVPARALTGRGYAVVLTHVPMPPPGQAVNSLKIITDALLPQIYRAAELGYVDLERLALMGQSYGAYSTDGVLTRTNLFKAAVAISGLYDPAGTYGRFLNDMMFGATYYEDGQGRMGASPWEDPRRYLENSPYDLADRIRTPLLLLQGTEDHLPEESEKMFNALHRLGRTAQLALYDGEGHVIENWRRQNALDATRRIIRIFAKISERAVRLCVGEMLFYPLYQSLAQASVPT; this is translated from the coding sequence ATGACTGGCGGCGGCCATCATGATTTTATCCTGGCGGCCTATGAAGATTACGCCACGCCTCCCGACCTGTACCCGTTTTCCGGGGATTTTTCCCGGAAAGAGCGGCTGAGCGCCATAGATCCCCGCCTGAATGAACTGCCCAGTGGCAAGGTTCACTATTTCGACAGCAGAATCCCCATGCCGGGGGGACGAATTGTCAAGATCACAAGCGCGGTGTTGATGCCGCCCCGCCCCGGCCCGCAAAAGGACGAAAAGGACGCCCCGCCGCCGGCAGTCGTCATAATTTATCCGCAAAGCGACCTGACCTGGTATGCGTCACAGTATGGCGGCGGCTTCCCGGCGACGGTGCCGGCCCGGGCCCTGACCGGTCGCGGATACGCCGTGGTGCTGACCCATGTGCCGATGCCGCCGCCGGGCCAGGCCGTCAACAGCCTGAAAATCATTACCGACGCCCTGCTGCCGCAGATCTATCGGGCGGCCGAACTGGGGTATGTGGATCTTGAGCGGCTGGCGCTGATGGGGCAGTCTTACGGTGCCTACAGCACCGACGGCGTCCTGACCCGCACCAACCTGTTCAAGGCGGCCGTGGCCATTTCCGGCCTTTATGATCCGGCGGGCACCTATGGCCGCTTTTTGAACGACATGATGTTCGGCGCAACCTATTACGAGGACGGCCAGGGCCGCATGGGTGCCTCCCCCTGGGAGGATCCCCGGCGATATCTGGAAAACTCCCCCTACGACCTGGCGGACCGGATCAGGACGCCGCTGCTGTTGCTGCAGGGCACCGAAGACCACCTGCCCGAGGAAAGCGAGAAAATGTTCAACGCCCTGCACCGTCTGGGCCGCACCGCGCAACTGGCCCTCTATGACGGCGAAGGCCATGTGATCGAGAACTGGCGTCGCCAAAACGCCTTGGACGCCACCCGGCGGATCATACGCATTTTTGCAAAAATATCTGAGCGCGCCGTGAGGCTATGCGTCGGGGAAATGTTATTTTATCCTTTGTACCAATCCCTCGCCCAGGCTTCCGTGCCCACATGA
- a CDS encoding TolB family protein, which yields MTSLIFRLLKQGGLGFIFLIGAVLAAAAGPADHPREVVDELVFNQRQFPEEGAVAVSANGAHLAFVVRTPPANINRDGYYTAGGLPTTVVGIRIYVRSFKNRDAARQICAPAGQQWFPVWSPDGRRLPFYSDAGYSNAGGTPQLWLYDRTGDKCRPIATPRIRMTPFVASGPYWGADNRTVYVPLMPKFAPHAPSENTRPGSRTGGP from the coding sequence GTGACGTCCTTGATATTCCGCCTTTTGAAGCAAGGGGGCCTGGGGTTCATTTTCCTTATAGGCGCGGTGCTTGCCGCCGCTGCCGGTCCCGCCGACCACCCCCGCGAGGTCGTCGATGAACTGGTCTTCAACCAGCGGCAGTTTCCCGAAGAAGGCGCCGTGGCCGTCTCCGCAAACGGCGCTCATCTGGCGTTTGTGGTCCGGACCCCGCCCGCCAACATCAACCGGGACGGTTATTACACTGCGGGCGGGCTTCCCACCACGGTCGTCGGCATCCGCATTTATGTCCGCTCCTTCAAAAACCGGGACGCCGCGCGCCAGATTTGTGCGCCCGCAGGTCAGCAGTGGTTTCCCGTCTGGTCGCCCGATGGCCGGAGGCTGCCCTTTTATTCAGACGCCGGTTATTCAAACGCTGGCGGAACGCCGCAGCTTTGGCTCTATGACCGGACCGGCGACAAGTGCCGCCCGATCGCCACGCCCAGGATCCGGATGACCCCCTTTGTCGCCTCCGGACCCTATTGGGGGGCCGATAACCGGACGGTTTATGTGCCGCTGATGCCCAAATTCGCCCCTCATGCCCCTTCAGAAAACACTCGCCCCGGCAGCCGGACGGGCGGGCCCTAA
- a CDS encoding Atxe2 family lasso peptide isopeptidase, which translates to MIRFFMAVMTSCFFLAACSNPENSYSSLPENPGPQNSREFQIPAAAPQEIWPSRPVTIADIVTLRTIGGMGGRGLSLSPDGRHVAFEAHQADIDSNSYRVAWFVAAITPGAQAINVGDAGDPLLFQNPQGGWASMKAQWSADGEWIYYRRRTDGATQVWRSRRDGSAQQQVTTSAADVTGFRLDPAGRSLFFTTGAARARINAEKRRAAEEGYLVDDALFNPFYEARPFYPPYHFAGGTPRLWRQDLASGQVRKASDADRGAYEDLVRPTALPGRPAARNVVFSDKGASAAWLENADPEKYPGALPPLRLMAASFPDGAALDHVAATACPAPECRGAIVNVWWLDEKEVIFQKQEGYGRRAFYGWTPRAARVRPIYATTDWISDCAPAQDRVVCFVETPTVPRRIVSLNLRSGDLAVVLDPNPEFRQVRLGPVERLIWENEYGRKTWAYLVKPPAFDPAKRYPMIIVQYSPDECLRGGTGNEFPTHAFAANGFVVLCFSQTGVDPEIYRTLADPHAILRAEYGDFAKHKQSLSSLEAIIDRLAERGVIDPRRVGLTGLSAGVEILQYALIHSRAFAAAATSGGGSEPISYFGSTAFSRESFFHPLGFGNPFDKEQGKNWPQFSLALNADKIDVPLLIQAADREYLHAIQTVITWNVAKKPIEMRVFPDEHHVKWHPAHRYNVHRRNVDWFNFWLRDVKDPDPTKAAQYERWEKLRRQHRNKEDPS; encoded by the coding sequence ATGATCCGATTCTTCATGGCGGTGATGACAAGCTGTTTTTTCCTCGCCGCCTGTAGCAACCCCGAAAACTCCTATTCAAGCCTGCCTGAAAACCCCGGTCCGCAAAACTCCCGGGAGTTTCAAATTCCAGCCGCCGCGCCGCAAGAGATCTGGCCCTCCCGCCCCGTCACCATCGCCGATATCGTCACGCTGCGCACCATTGGCGGCATGGGCGGCCGGGGCCTGAGCCTGTCGCCGGACGGCCGGCATGTGGCCTTTGAAGCCCATCAGGCCGACATCGACAGCAACAGCTACCGGGTCGCCTGGTTCGTGGCGGCCATAACGCCCGGCGCCCAAGCCATAAATGTGGGGGATGCGGGGGATCCGTTACTGTTCCAAAATCCCCAGGGCGGCTGGGCCAGCATGAAAGCGCAATGGTCCGCAGACGGCGAATGGATCTATTACCGGCGCAGAACCGACGGCGCAACCCAGGTCTGGCGCAGCCGCCGGGACGGCAGCGCACAACAGCAGGTCACCACCTCCGCCGCCGACGTAACCGGTTTCCGGCTGGACCCGGCGGGACGGTCCCTGTTTTTTACGACCGGCGCGGCGCGGGCCCGGATCAATGCGGAAAAGCGGCGCGCCGCTGAGGAGGGCTATCTGGTGGATGACGCGCTGTTCAATCCTTTTTACGAAGCCCGGCCGTTCTATCCGCCCTATCATTTTGCCGGCGGCACGCCCCGGCTCTGGCGGCAAGACCTTGCCAGTGGACAGGTCCGAAAGGCGAGCGACGCCGACCGCGGCGCCTATGAAGACCTGGTCCGTCCGACCGCACTTCCCGGCCGACCGGCCGCCCGCAATGTCGTCTTCTCCGACAAGGGCGCAAGCGCCGCCTGGCTGGAAAATGCGGATCCGGAAAAATATCCCGGCGCGCTGCCGCCGCTGCGGCTCATGGCCGCCTCATTCCCCGACGGCGCGGCACTCGATCATGTGGCCGCCACGGCCTGCCCGGCCCCGGAATGCAGGGGAGCCATCGTTAATGTCTGGTGGCTTGACGAAAAGGAGGTGATCTTCCAGAAACAGGAAGGATACGGCAGGCGCGCCTTTTACGGCTGGACCCCAAGGGCGGCGAGGGTACGTCCCATCTATGCCACCACCGACTGGATTTCCGACTGTGCCCCGGCACAGGACCGGGTGGTCTGTTTTGTGGAAACCCCCACCGTGCCGCGACGGATCGTTTCACTGAATCTGAGAAGCGGCGACCTGGCCGTCGTGCTGGACCCCAATCCGGAATTCCGGCAGGTCCGCCTCGGCCCGGTGGAGCGCCTGATCTGGGAAAATGAGTATGGCCGCAAAACCTGGGCCTATCTCGTCAAGCCGCCCGCTTTCGATCCCGCAAAACGCTATCCCATGATCATTGTGCAATATTCGCCGGACGAATGCCTGCGCGGCGGCACGGGTAATGAATTTCCGACCCACGCCTTCGCCGCCAACGGCTTCGTCGTGCTGTGTTTTTCCCAAACCGGCGTCGATCCGGAAATTTACAGAACCCTCGCCGATCCCCACGCCATTCTGCGGGCGGAATATGGCGACTTCGCCAAACACAAGCAAAGCCTGTCTTCCCTCGAAGCCATCATCGACCGGCTCGCCGAACGGGGCGTGATTGATCCGCGCCGGGTCGGCCTTACCGGGCTCAGCGCCGGGGTGGAGATTTTGCAATATGCGCTGATCCATTCCCGGGCCTTTGCGGCGGCGGCCACCTCCGGCGGCGGCTCGGAACCGATCAGCTATTTCGGCTCCACCGCCTTCAGCCGGGAGAGTTTTTTCCATCCCCTGGGCTTCGGCAATCCGTTCGACAAGGAACAGGGCAAAAACTGGCCGCAATTCTCCCTGGCCCTGAATGCGGATAAAATTGACGTGCCGCTGCTTATCCAAGCCGCCGACCGGGAATATCTGCACGCCATCCAGACGGTGATCACCTGGAATGTCGCAAAAAAGCCCATTGAGATGCGCGTCTTTCCCGATGAACATCATGTGAAATGGCATCCCGCGCACCGTTATAACGTCCACCGGCGCAATGTGGACTGGTTCAATTTCTGGCTGCGGGACGTGAAGGATCCAGACCCCACCAAGGCGGCGCAATATGAGCGTTGGGAAAAATTACGCCGGCAGCACCGGAATAAGGAAGATCCATCGTGA
- a CDS encoding TonB-dependent receptor gives MFQNTQHPHHLATEGKNGKTSLLKTLAATTLLALTCGTAAQAADQKFSIPAQPLSTALISFSEQSNYVVVTSGDLVNNLQAPDVNGILSPEEALDRLLAGSGLRYRISGNGTVTIISNASDQDSQLHLNSSSAGNAAHARLQQNQADQSQQQPGREEQIAMAETEEEAMVLEEIIVTGSHIRGARSASPVFTFDREDFDKTGLATPQDIIRRMPQNFNGGIAEFNPTLAPAGPNESNLGLGTGVNLRGQGSDSSLILLNGHRISASGNGQFVDVSLIPLSAIERVEVLTDGASAIYGSDAVGGVVNFQLRKDYEGAETRLRYGTVTDGDSEEYKVGQTFGTNWRGGNALISYEYYKRTPLDSEDRSFTKDVIDPTDLIPRQERHSVFFTGRQELKERVELFATAFYSERDSERSFGSNVGSNIQFSSSTTKQYGGIFGTTVDIGQSWQAEVAATYSRTELDSAFERFFFPVDTDDEPFDSGENQSINALWSIDAKADGTLFTLSGGDVKGAIGTQFRKETLEDPLSMAEGRVPLDQERTVTAFFGELFFPFVSQDNRRPGLERLEFSAAVRHEEYSDFGSSTNPKFGLVWSPVGGLNLRGTFGTSFRAPLLTELAEINLASILLNAPNPASPTGTTLTLIGFGNNADLTAETATTWTAGLDYQPQGIPGLTLGLTYFNIKFEDRIDSEFAFFDVFLDPRFSSLITLDPDPVLITKLTTPPSNFFDFSGGADPFTAEAFFDGRLRNFATVETSGLDFNIAYGFDSNFGSWNLGVSGTYLFEQEEQLLPTDDPVDLVDTPYNPVDLKLRGTVGWNHNGFSTNVFINYVDSYSDNRTDPETPVDSWTTIDLTLTYNTRDSFSNSLFNNLQFQFSVQNLFDEDPPFVAAAFGGQETNFDPNNANALGRFISFQITKNW, from the coding sequence ATGTTCCAAAATACGCAGCATCCCCACCACCTTGCAACCGAAGGTAAAAACGGCAAAACCAGTCTTCTGAAAACCTTGGCGGCCACCACGCTATTGGCACTCACTTGCGGTACTGCCGCCCAGGCCGCCGACCAGAAGTTTTCCATCCCGGCGCAGCCGCTCTCCACCGCGTTGATCAGTTTTTCCGAACAATCCAATTATGTGGTCGTGACCTCCGGCGATCTGGTGAACAATCTTCAGGCCCCTGACGTGAATGGTATTTTATCACCGGAAGAAGCGCTTGACCGCCTTCTGGCTGGAAGCGGCCTGCGCTACCGGATCAGCGGTAATGGTACGGTGACCATTATCAGCAACGCGTCCGACCAGGACAGCCAACTGCACCTCAATTCCTCTTCTGCCGGAAACGCCGCCCATGCCCGCCTTCAACAAAACCAGGCAGATCAGAGCCAACAGCAACCCGGCAGGGAAGAACAAATAGCTATGGCTGAAACAGAGGAAGAAGCCATGGTTCTGGAGGAAATCATCGTCACCGGTTCCCATATTCGGGGCGCCCGGTCCGCATCCCCAGTCTTTACTTTTGATCGCGAGGACTTCGACAAAACTGGCTTGGCCACCCCTCAGGACATTATTCGCCGTATGCCGCAAAACTTTAATGGCGGCATCGCAGAGTTTAACCCGACACTGGCCCCAGCAGGCCCCAATGAGAGCAATCTGGGGCTTGGCACCGGCGTTAATTTGCGCGGTCAGGGCAGTGATTCCTCTTTGATCCTGCTGAATGGCCACCGGATATCCGCTTCTGGAAACGGTCAGTTTGTGGACGTTTCCCTGATTCCCTTAAGCGCCATTGAACGGGTCGAGGTCCTGACCGATGGGGCCTCCGCCATTTACGGCTCCGACGCCGTGGGCGGAGTGGTCAATTTTCAACTTCGCAAGGATTATGAGGGAGCGGAAACCCGGCTCCGCTACGGCACCGTCACCGATGGTGATAGTGAAGAATATAAGGTCGGCCAGACTTTCGGCACCAACTGGCGAGGCGGCAATGCACTGATCAGCTATGAATATTACAAACGCACGCCGCTTGATTCCGAAGACCGCTCCTTTACAAAAGACGTCATAGACCCTACCGATTTGATCCCGCGGCAGGAACGTCACAGCGTCTTTTTCACCGGCCGCCAGGAACTCAAAGAACGCGTGGAATTGTTCGCGACCGCCTTTTACAGCGAACGGGACAGCGAAAGATCATTTGGCAGCAATGTCGGCAGCAACATTCAGTTCAGCAGCAGCACCACCAAGCAATATGGCGGCATCTTCGGAACAACCGTAGATATTGGCCAGAGTTGGCAGGCAGAAGTGGCCGCCACCTACAGCCGCACCGAACTGGACAGCGCCTTTGAAAGATTCTTTTTCCCGGTGGATACGGATGATGAGCCCTTCGACAGCGGGGAAAACCAGTCGATCAACGCCCTGTGGTCCATCGACGCCAAAGCCGATGGCACGTTATTCACCCTTTCCGGAGGAGATGTGAAAGGCGCCATCGGCACCCAATTCAGGAAAGAAACTCTTGAAGATCCGCTCTCAATGGCGGAGGGCAGGGTTCCCCTGGATCAGGAACGGACCGTCACGGCCTTCTTCGGGGAGCTGTTTTTCCCGTTTGTCAGCCAAGACAATCGTCGGCCTGGCCTTGAACGTCTGGAGTTCAGCGCCGCGGTCCGTCACGAGGAATACAGCGACTTCGGTTCTTCCACCAATCCCAAATTCGGGCTTGTCTGGTCTCCGGTCGGCGGCCTTAATCTGCGCGGCACCTTCGGCACCTCCTTCCGGGCGCCGTTGCTGACAGAACTGGCGGAAATCAATCTCGCCAGTATTCTGCTGAATGCGCCGAATCCCGCTTCGCCCACTGGCACCACACTGACACTGATCGGATTCGGCAACAATGCCGACCTTACGGCGGAAACAGCAACCACCTGGACCGCCGGGCTTGACTACCAACCGCAAGGCATTCCCGGGCTTACCCTGGGGTTGACCTATTTCAACATCAAGTTCGAGGACAGGATCGATAGTGAATTTGCGTTTTTTGATGTCTTTCTTGACCCCCGTTTCAGTTCTCTGATCACCTTAGACCCTGATCCGGTTCTGATTACCAAGCTCACGACGCCTCCCAGTAACTTTTTTGATTTCAGTGGCGGCGCAGATCCTTTCACTGCCGAAGCCTTTTTTGATGGCCGCCTACGCAATTTCGCCACGGTGGAAACCAGTGGGCTTGATTTCAACATTGCCTACGGGTTCGACAGCAACTTCGGTAGCTGGAACCTTGGCGTCAGCGGCACCTATCTGTTTGAACAGGAGGAACAACTCCTGCCGACAGACGATCCTGTGGATCTGGTGGATACGCCTTATAATCCGGTTGACCTAAAACTGCGGGGCACTGTCGGTTGGAATCATAATGGGTTTTCCACAAATGTTTTCATCAATTATGTGGACAGTTATTCCGACAACCGGACAGACCCTGAAACACCGGTCGATTCCTGGACCACGATTGACCTGACCCTGACCTATAACACCAGGGATAGTTTCAGTAATTCCCTGTTCAATAATTTGCAGTTCCAGTTCAGCGTCCAGAATCTGTTTGACGAGGATCCGCCCTTCGTGGCCGCCGCTTTCGGGGGGCAGGAAACAAATTTCGACCCCAACAACGCCAATGCGCTGGGCCGGTTCATCTCTTTCCAGATCACCAAAAACTGGTAA
- a CDS encoding FecR family protein, with protein MKWIVHLESGQANDEDRQAFQAWLDLSAVHRRAYNQILAVWQGAAMVEEIHHIEPRHLSNEEIPNSASRKILHILKPGPPLRSGAIAAGVFALFMIVGVALVATLLSPATQYQTQIAEIRDLVLPDNSNVTLGANSQITLEFTDTERRVILNRGEAFFSVSKDPLRPFLVLAQDTVIRVTGTKFNVHHAPRKVIVSVLEGKVEVAKTFPKTPVKARPESQSLALSIPATEFQPVKAGQQLESEYNKPLRKIIAQPRRKPDAWLKGHLVYNYATLREVIADANRYSHIPIVIEPEDVGDLKVTAAFRTDQIDQMIEALSDALPIKVIHDPGRQVRITTKPQ; from the coding sequence ATGAAATGGATTGTCCATCTTGAATCTGGGCAGGCAAACGATGAAGACCGGCAAGCCTTTCAGGCATGGCTTGACCTTTCAGCAGTTCATCGTCGCGCCTATAACCAGATTTTAGCGGTCTGGCAGGGAGCTGCCATGGTTGAAGAAATCCACCACATTGAACCGCGTCACCTGTCCAATGAGGAGATACCTAACAGCGCAAGCCGCAAAATTCTGCACATCCTTAAACCAGGCCCCCCCCTCCGGAGCGGTGCCATCGCCGCGGGGGTGTTCGCGCTGTTTATGATTGTCGGTGTCGCCTTGGTTGCCACATTGCTGTCGCCGGCCACCCAATATCAGACGCAGATTGCCGAAATTCGCGACCTGGTTCTGCCGGACAACAGCAATGTCACCTTGGGCGCAAATTCCCAGATTACTCTTGAATTCACAGATACAGAACGCCGGGTTATCCTCAACAGGGGAGAAGCCTTCTTTTCCGTCAGCAAGGATCCCCTACGGCCTTTTCTGGTGCTGGCCCAGGATACTGTCATCCGGGTCACCGGCACCAAATTCAATGTCCATCACGCCCCCCGGAAAGTCATTGTCTCCGTTCTTGAAGGTAAGGTTGAAGTGGCCAAAACCTTTCCCAAAACGCCGGTCAAGGCCCGACCGGAATCACAGTCTCTGGCCCTGTCCATTCCCGCCACAGAGTTTCAGCCGGTCAAGGCCGGCCAGCAACTGGAATCGGAATACAACAAGCCGCTTCGCAAAATTATCGCCCAGCCCCGCAGGAAGCCGGACGCCTGGTTGAAAGGACATCTTGTCTATAACTACGCCACCCTACGCGAAGTCATTGCGGATGCCAACAGATACTCCCATATTCCCATTGTGATTGAACCTGAAGACGTGGGAGACTTGAAAGTGACCGCCGCATTTCGCACAGATCAGATTGACCAGATGATCGAAGCCCTGTCTGATGCCCTCCCCATCAAGGTCATCCATGATCCTGGAAGGCAGGTCCGAATCACAACAAAACCTCAATAA